In Corynebacterium matruchotii, a single genomic region encodes these proteins:
- a CDS encoding geranylgeranyl reductase family protein, with protein MRRLRLATIVVVTDSTPTIHQHGNRSVELLIIGAGPAGATAAIHAGRRGISTLLIDAQPFPRDKTCGDGLTPRAIHQLQLLGLADSVVARYRSHGLKLHGFGGSVTAPWPESAFGTVGSAMPRREFDDFLVGCARSHPSVEFLGGVRAVAVSMSTPVGAGSDSIISGSGIMSGDAASVGALVAAVELSDGSWVRPKQVIVADGVRSPIGKLLGRTWHKGEVYGIAARSYCATPRSEEPWIHSHLELRDADGVAQPGYGWIFPLGNGLANVGCGALSTDRRPARINTKKLLGLYAQQCRPEWGFGAPDRVASALLPMGGAVSGVAGRNWMLIGDAAACVNPLNGEGIDYGMETARLAVECLGAGKDYTLLWPDVLRREYGEAFGLARMLARLLTYPQLLPVVGPVALRRPLGRHVMPVAARLMGNLVTDADRDVVARLWHAAGRFVADRAVARSGLVAARPGAAGVFGAALWG; from the coding sequence ATGAGACGGTTACGGCTTGCAACAATAGTGGTCGTGACTGACTCCACCCCCACCATTCACCAACACGGGAACCGAAGCGTTGAGCTTCTCATCATTGGGGCCGGGCCCGCGGGCGCAACCGCCGCCATTCATGCCGGCCGCCGCGGCATAAGCACCCTGCTTATCGACGCCCAACCGTTCCCCCGCGACAAGACCTGCGGCGATGGCCTCACCCCCCGCGCTATCCACCAGCTACAACTGTTAGGGTTGGCGGATTCCGTGGTGGCGCGTTATCGCTCCCACGGGCTGAAACTGCACGGGTTTGGGGGCTCGGTGACGGCGCCCTGGCCGGAAAGCGCATTCGGAACGGTGGGGTCGGCAATGCCCCGGCGCGAGTTTGATGATTTCTTGGTGGGGTGCGCGCGTTCGCATCCGTCGGTGGAGTTTTTGGGTGGTGTGCGGGCGGTTGCGGTGTCCATGTCGACGCCGGTGGGGGCTGGTTCCGACAGCATTATTTCCGGGAGCGGCATCATGTCGGGAGATGCTGCTTCGGTGGGTGCGTTGGTTGCTGCGGTGGAGTTATCGGATGGGTCGTGGGTGCGCCCCAAGCAGGTCATTGTGGCGGATGGGGTGCGGTCCCCCATTGGTAAGTTGCTTGGTCGCACGTGGCATAAGGGTGAGGTGTATGGCATTGCGGCGCGTTCGTATTGCGCGACGCCGCGGTCTGAGGAGCCGTGGATTCATTCACACCTGGAACTGCGGGACGCGGATGGGGTGGCGCAGCCCGGTTATGGTTGGATTTTTCCGCTTGGGAATGGGTTGGCGAATGTGGGGTGTGGGGCGTTAAGCACGGATCGGCGACCGGCCCGGATTAATACGAAGAAGCTATTGGGGTTGTATGCGCAGCAGTGTCGGCCGGAGTGGGGGTTTGGTGCGCCGGATCGGGTGGCGTCGGCGTTATTGCCGATGGGTGGTGCGGTGAGTGGGGTGGCTGGCCGTAATTGGATGTTGATTGGGGATGCGGCGGCGTGCGTGAATCCGTTGAATGGGGAGGGGATTGATTATGGAATGGAGACGGCTCGGTTGGCGGTGGAGTGTTTGGGGGCGGGTAAGGATTACACGTTGTTGTGGCCGGATGTGTTGCGGCGGGAGTATGGTGAGGCGTTTGGGTTGGCGCGCATGTTGGCGCGGTTGTTGACGTACCCGCAGTTGTTGCCGGTGGTTGGCCCGGTGGCTTTGCGACGCCCGTTGGGGCGGCATGTGATGCCGGTGGCGGCGCGGTTGATGGGGAATTTGGTGACTGATGCGGATCGGGATGTGGTGGCGCGGTTGTGGCATGCGGCTGGTCGGTTTGTTGCCGATCGTGCGGTGGCGCGATCGGGGTTGGTGGCTGCTCGGCCTGGCGCTGCTGGGGTGTTTGGGGCCGCGTTGTGGGGCTAG
- a CDS encoding demethylmenaquinone methyltransferase: MAKASLDKKPIEVRRMFDAVGKNYDITNTVLAAGLDARWRRRTRERLQLKPTDKVLDLAAGTAVSTVELAKSGAWCVACDFSQGMLAAGKNRAVPKVCGDGMHLPFADNTFDAVTISYGLRNIYDPTAALRELARVTKPGGRLTIAEFSTPVIPGLKQLYHNIALKTLPAIAKLVSSDPESYEYLADSIRQWPNQEQLATMVNNHGWSHCGWQNLTGGIVALHSAIKPDATPIAPKAGN; encoded by the coding sequence GTGGCTAAAGCATCCCTGGACAAAAAACCCATCGAAGTACGACGCATGTTCGACGCCGTAGGAAAAAACTACGACATCACCAACACCGTCCTCGCCGCCGGACTTGATGCCCGATGGCGTCGCCGCACCCGCGAACGCCTCCAACTCAAACCCACCGACAAAGTACTTGACCTCGCCGCCGGCACCGCCGTCTCCACCGTGGAACTCGCCAAATCCGGGGCCTGGTGCGTCGCCTGCGATTTCTCCCAAGGCATGCTCGCCGCCGGCAAAAACCGGGCCGTCCCCAAAGTATGCGGCGACGGCATGCACCTCCCCTTCGCCGACAACACATTCGACGCCGTCACCATCAGCTACGGTCTCCGCAACATCTACGACCCCACCGCAGCACTCCGCGAACTCGCCCGCGTCACCAAACCCGGCGGCCGACTCACCATAGCCGAATTCTCCACCCCCGTCATCCCCGGGCTCAAACAGCTCTACCACAACATCGCACTCAAAACCCTACCAGCCATAGCGAAACTCGTATCCTCCGACCCAGAATCCTACGAATACCTAGCAGACTCCATCCGCCAATGGCCCAACCAAGAACAACTCGCCACCATGGTCAATAACCACGGCTGGTCACACTGCGGGTGGCAAAACCTGACCGGTGGCATCGTCGCCCTCCACTCCGCCATAAAACCCGACGCAACCCCGATCGCACCCAAAGCCGGAAACTAG
- a CDS encoding glycosyltransferase family 4 protein: MSRRRYRVAIVTESFLPTINGVTNSVTKTLDHLHKHHHEAIIIAPKQPGTPTTYRGFPIITIPTINLNLGLPIGLPTPTITRTLRNFQPDIVHLASPFLLGAATAFACQHLTIPTIAIFQTNIADYTTRYHLPKLKTAAWRWITHIHNHCDLTLAPSTSTITELRNHGITTIKHWGRGVDTTLFNPDHHQPDPTNHIIGYVGRLAPEKGLHRLQAITNLPNTTLTIVGTGPLEPRLRKLLPTARFLGPQTGTQLAHTLATFDIFIHPGEFETFCQTVQEAHAAGVPTIAPNAGGPQDLITNGHNGYLLGPTRFERDLPHAINAIYANHHTMSHNARAGVENRTWETICSELIHHYEAVIHNPTRYTNLRG, from the coding sequence ATGAGTCGCCGACGCTACCGCGTCGCCATCGTGACCGAATCCTTCCTTCCCACCATCAATGGCGTCACTAACTCCGTCACCAAAACCCTCGACCACCTCCACAAACACCACCACGAAGCCATCATTATTGCCCCCAAACAACCAGGCACCCCCACCACCTACCGCGGCTTCCCCATCATCACTATCCCCACCATCAACCTCAACCTTGGGCTCCCCATCGGACTCCCCACACCCACCATCACCCGCACCCTCCGTAACTTCCAACCCGACATCGTCCACCTCGCATCCCCCTTCCTCCTTGGCGCCGCCACAGCCTTCGCCTGCCAACACCTCACCATCCCCACCATTGCAATATTCCAAACCAACATCGCCGACTACACCACCCGCTACCACCTTCCCAAACTCAAAACCGCCGCCTGGCGCTGGATCACCCACATCCACAACCACTGCGACCTCACTCTAGCCCCCTCCACCAGCACCATCACCGAACTCCGCAACCACGGCATCACCACCATCAAACACTGGGGTAGAGGCGTCGACACCACCCTCTTCAACCCCGACCACCACCAACCCGACCCCACCAACCACATCATCGGATACGTTGGTCGCCTCGCCCCCGAAAAAGGCCTCCACCGGCTCCAAGCCATCACCAACCTCCCCAACACCACCCTCACCATCGTCGGCACCGGGCCCCTCGAACCACGCCTCCGTAAACTCCTCCCCACCGCCCGCTTCCTCGGCCCCCAAACCGGCACCCAACTCGCCCACACCCTCGCCACCTTCGACATCTTCATCCACCCCGGCGAATTCGAAACCTTCTGCCAAACCGTCCAAGAAGCCCACGCCGCAGGCGTCCCCACCATCGCCCCCAACGCCGGCGGCCCCCAAGACCTCATCACCAATGGCCACAACGGCTACCTCCTAGGCCCCACCAGATTCGAACGCGACCTCCCCCACGCCATCAATGCCATCTACGCCAACCACCACACCATGTCCCATAACGCCCGCGCCGGGGTGGAAAACCGCACCTGGGAGACCATCTGCTCCGAACTCATACACCACTACGAAGCAGTCATTCACAACCCAACCCGCTACACTAATCTGCGTGGCTAA
- a CDS encoding DUF3592 domain-containing protein, with protein sequence MTDPHARERRIFRTRRRIKQTILVCYAAAMLGCASLVIGPGINDYIIESNPGRALARVTSVTSTKTIVEFQDDTNTYHSPPGGLLYPTGLGPGQRVWVTYARSNPELVKVSGRKWTLAIIPALSSAAVTTLITSALWFAILGPRHFRRAKHANHKNHTKPKTPTNTTVITSTSAPDATDTTRRKQPT encoded by the coding sequence ATGACCGACCCACACGCCCGCGAACGCCGCATCTTCCGCACCCGCCGCCGCATCAAACAAACCATCCTGGTCTGCTACGCGGCAGCCATGCTCGGCTGTGCCAGCCTCGTCATCGGCCCCGGCATCAACGACTACATCATCGAATCCAACCCCGGGCGGGCCCTCGCCCGCGTCACATCCGTCACCAGCACCAAAACCATCGTCGAATTCCAAGACGACACCAACACCTACCACTCACCCCCCGGCGGTCTTCTCTATCCCACCGGGCTCGGCCCCGGCCAACGCGTGTGGGTCACCTACGCCCGCAGCAACCCCGAACTTGTGAAAGTATCCGGCCGCAAATGGACACTCGCCATCATCCCCGCCCTCAGCTCCGCGGCCGTGACCACCCTCATCACCAGCGCCCTCTGGTTCGCCATCCTCGGCCCCCGACATTTCCGGCGTGCAAAACACGCAAACCACAAAAACCACACCAAACCGAAAACCCCCACCAACACCACCGTTATCACTAGCACCAGCGCCCCCGACGCTACCGACACCACCAGAAGAAAGCAACCCACATGA
- the menD gene encoding 2-succinyl-5-enolpyruvyl-6-hydroxy-3-cyclohexene-1-carboxylic-acid synthase, producing MTAYSQPHSSQPIAEAIVADIAHYVDDVVICPGSRNSALSLALIARPDVRVHVRIDERSAAFLAVGIARVTGRHVGVVTTSGTAVANCLPAVLEAQNAHIPLAIISADRPDYLVGTGANQTIEQRGLLGLETYDIADQHDLGDVFQHHQQVHINVRLAAPLVEGLPQPPQPVVKIPTPTFIVDHGETTIDLSRRTLVIAGDEAWEVPGLEDVPTVAEPTAPAPYHPVHPLAVQTFTNEYAEYTKPEHIIVVGHPTLSRDIMELVADDTIELTILSKTTQVTNPWRRNATIATRVWVINEPTADWIRICAAATDVAIEKVRTVLADETFGFTGLHVAAAVADSLSTNDYAVFGASNPIRDASLVGLPFQAVDTFSPRGVAGIDGTTSQIMGIALAAQAQHPTEIRAPRTLALIGDVTFLHDVGGLLTPDNSPLPENLTIVVANDNGCGIFHALEVGDPEFQPSFEQAFGTPHNTNIAALCDAYGLEYQQVTTLPDLILALDDAAETTGLRIIEAVTTRATRAALHHQLSH from the coding sequence ATGACTGCCTATTCCCAGCCGCACTCCTCCCAACCAATCGCGGAAGCCATCGTCGCAGACATCGCCCACTATGTTGATGACGTGGTGATCTGCCCAGGTTCCCGCAACTCCGCCCTGTCTCTAGCGCTGATTGCCCGGCCGGATGTTCGGGTCCACGTGCGGATTGATGAGCGGAGCGCAGCCTTCCTCGCGGTGGGGATCGCCCGAGTCACTGGGCGGCACGTGGGGGTGGTGACCACCTCCGGCACAGCCGTCGCTAACTGCCTGCCGGCGGTGCTGGAGGCACAGAACGCGCACATACCCCTGGCGATCATTTCCGCCGACCGGCCAGACTATTTAGTGGGCACCGGGGCGAATCAAACCATCGAACAGCGCGGCCTGCTGGGGCTGGAAACCTACGACATTGCCGACCAGCATGACCTGGGGGACGTGTTTCAACACCACCAACAGGTGCATATAAACGTGCGGCTGGCCGCCCCACTGGTTGAAGGCCTGCCGCAACCACCACAACCAGTGGTTAAAATACCAACCCCAACCTTTATAGTCGACCATGGGGAAACCACCATTGACCTGTCCCGTCGCACGCTCGTGATTGCGGGGGACGAAGCCTGGGAAGTTCCCGGCCTGGAAGACGTCCCCACCGTGGCGGAACCCACGGCCCCCGCCCCATATCATCCGGTTCACCCCCTGGCCGTGCAAACATTCACCAACGAATACGCCGAATACACCAAACCGGAGCATATCATTGTGGTGGGGCACCCCACCCTCAGCCGGGACATCATGGAACTCGTGGCGGACGACACCATAGAATTGACCATCCTTTCCAAAACCACGCAGGTCACAAACCCGTGGCGTCGTAACGCAACTATCGCAACCCGGGTGTGGGTCATCAACGAACCCACCGCAGACTGGATACGGATTTGTGCCGCCGCCACCGACGTGGCCATAGAAAAAGTCCGCACCGTTCTCGCCGATGAAACATTCGGCTTCACCGGACTGCACGTTGCCGCCGCCGTCGCCGACAGCCTTAGCACAAACGACTACGCAGTTTTCGGCGCCTCAAACCCAATCCGGGACGCCAGCCTCGTCGGACTACCATTCCAGGCGGTAGACACCTTCTCGCCCCGCGGTGTTGCAGGCATCGACGGCACCACCTCACAAATCATGGGCATCGCCCTCGCCGCCCAGGCGCAACACCCCACCGAAATCCGGGCCCCACGCACCCTCGCGCTCATCGGGGACGTCACATTCCTCCACGATGTTGGGGGGCTCCTCACCCCAGACAATTCCCCACTCCCCGAAAACCTCACTATCGTGGTAGCCAACGACAACGGGTGCGGCATTTTCCACGCCCTAGAAGTCGGCGACCCAGAATTCCAACCCAGCTTCGAACAAGCCTTCGGCACACCACACAATACCAACATCGCTGCCCTATGCGACGCCTACGGGCTGGAATACCAGCAGGTCACCACCCTCCCCGATCTCATCCTCGCCCTGGATGATGCTGCCGAAACCACCGGGCTGCGCATCATCGAAGCAGTCACCACCCGCGCCACCCGGGCCGCCCTCCACCACCAACTCTCCCACTAG
- a CDS encoding o-succinylbenzoate synthase, translating into MSGHSFGGINVEDMLARAHVVSLPLRVRFRGVREREALLFEGPKGWGEFSPFLEYGVPESAEWLRCGLEMAFAGPPPRLRDKIAVNATVPAVAPWQVDEVLAHFPGCQVVKVKVAEQGQTLADDVARVAAVRAYAPDASIRVDANGGWSVAEALAALAELGPLDYVEQPCATVEELAELRTKLVHRGLYVRVAADESIRRASDPYAVAERGAADVAVVKAAPLGGPRAVLRIADFMRTRGLNITVASALDTGVGMNAGLASVAALPQLVDDSHVAVPPAAAGLATQRLFVADVTPWRQLVDGYLSTELLAPEPERLAEFAASGERKDFWINRVTECWNYLNQD; encoded by the coding sequence ATGAGCGGACACAGTTTTGGCGGTATCAATGTTGAGGATATGCTGGCGCGGGCGCATGTGGTGAGCTTGCCGTTGCGGGTGCGATTCCGGGGGGTGCGGGAGCGCGAGGCACTGTTGTTTGAGGGCCCGAAGGGGTGGGGGGAGTTTTCGCCATTTTTGGAGTATGGGGTGCCAGAGTCGGCGGAGTGGCTGCGGTGTGGCCTGGAGATGGCGTTTGCGGGGCCCCCACCACGGTTGCGGGACAAGATTGCGGTGAATGCTACGGTGCCGGCTGTGGCGCCATGGCAGGTGGATGAGGTGCTGGCGCATTTTCCCGGCTGCCAGGTGGTGAAGGTGAAGGTGGCGGAGCAGGGGCAAACCCTGGCCGATGATGTGGCCCGGGTGGCGGCGGTGCGAGCGTATGCGCCGGATGCGAGTATTCGGGTGGATGCGAATGGCGGCTGGTCGGTGGCGGAGGCGCTAGCGGCACTGGCCGAATTGGGCCCGTTGGATTATGTCGAGCAGCCGTGCGCCACGGTGGAGGAGCTAGCGGAGCTGCGCACTAAGCTGGTGCATCGGGGTTTGTATGTGCGGGTGGCGGCGGACGAGTCGATTCGGCGGGCGTCTGACCCGTATGCGGTAGCGGAGCGGGGTGCGGCGGATGTTGCGGTGGTGAAGGCCGCCCCGTTGGGGGGTCCGCGGGCGGTGCTGCGGATCGCGGATTTCATGCGTACCCGGGGCCTGAACATTACTGTTGCCAGCGCTTTGGACACTGGGGTGGGGATGAACGCCGGGCTGGCGTCGGTGGCGGCATTGCCGCAGCTTGTTGATGATTCCCATGTTGCGGTTCCGCCCGCCGCCGCGGGGTTGGCGACGCAGCGGCTCTTCGTTGCCGATGTGACCCCATGGCGGCAGCTTGTCGACGGCTACTTAAGCACGGAATTACTGGCCCCGGAGCCGGAACGCCTGGCGGAGTTTGCCGCCTCGGGGGAGCGAAAGGATTTCTGGATCAATCGGGTCACCGAGTGCTGGAACTACCTCAACCAGGACTAA
- a CDS encoding 1,4-dihydroxy-2-naphthoyl-CoA synthase, which translates to MTASTPTTTPASPNPFKPELWNPVPGFEHLTDITYHRHIGTHRRDGIVRIAFNRPEVRNAFRPHTVDELYTVLDHARQTPDVGSILLTGNGPSPKDGGWAFCSGGDQRIRGRSGYRYAHGDTADTVDEARTKAEGGRLHILEVQRLIRTMPKIVIAVVNGWAAGGGHSLHVVCDLTIASRQEARFKQTDADVGSFDAGYGSAYLAKMVGQKFAREIFFLGRTYDAETMHRMGAVNIVADHADLEDEAITMAQEINGKSPTAQRMLKFAFNLTDDGLMGQQVFAGEATRLAYMTDEAVEGKNSFLEKRDPDWSPFPYYY; encoded by the coding sequence ATGACTGCTTCCACGCCAACAACCACACCAGCATCCCCAAACCCCTTCAAACCCGAACTTTGGAACCCGGTTCCCGGCTTCGAACACCTCACTGACATCACCTACCACCGGCATATCGGCACCCACCGGAGAGATGGTATTGTCCGCATTGCCTTCAACCGGCCCGAAGTCCGCAACGCATTCCGCCCCCATACCGTCGACGAACTCTACACGGTTCTCGACCACGCCCGCCAAACCCCCGACGTGGGCAGCATTCTCCTCACCGGCAACGGACCCAGCCCGAAAGACGGCGGCTGGGCCTTCTGCTCCGGCGGCGACCAACGCATCCGCGGCCGCTCCGGCTACCGTTACGCCCACGGGGACACCGCCGACACCGTTGACGAAGCCCGCACCAAAGCCGAAGGCGGCCGACTCCACATTCTTGAAGTCCAACGACTCATCCGCACCATGCCGAAAATCGTCATCGCCGTCGTAAACGGTTGGGCGGCCGGCGGCGGGCATTCCCTCCACGTGGTGTGCGACCTCACCATCGCCTCCCGACAGGAAGCCCGCTTTAAACAAACCGACGCCGATGTGGGATCCTTCGACGCCGGCTACGGCTCCGCCTACCTGGCCAAAATGGTTGGTCAAAAATTTGCCCGAGAAATCTTCTTCCTCGGCCGCACCTACGACGCCGAAACCATGCACCGCATGGGCGCCGTCAACATTGTTGCCGACCACGCCGACCTGGAAGACGAAGCCATCACCATGGCCCAAGAAATCAACGGGAAATCCCCCACCGCGCAACGCATGCTCAAATTCGCCTTCAACCTCACCGACGATGGCCTCATGGGGCAACAGGTTTTCGCGGGCGAAGCCACCCGGCTCGCCTACATGACTGATGAGGCTGTCGAAGGGAAAAACTCTTTCCTAGAAAAACGCGACCCAGACTGGTCCCCCTTCCCCTACTACTACTAA
- the menE gene encoding o-succinylbenzoate--CoA ligase codes for MTHNLLPDPTPDPTPGPAEPPTRSATNPLADPALDSPNSGVADCDGDEGDEPHAGDGDRPDDATSDANNPDNHLLEPFPVLPTDPYPFLDAIEEAIAGTRTLLPIPADDLDRTKLLTEQLRAGTEIDPEVALVVATSGSTGIPKGAQLTAVNLVASADATHQFLGGAGAWLLALPAHHIAGIQVLVRSLVAGIDPTFVDLSAGFQVAEFADAAEELRADAARCYTALTPMQLLKGMDTLQGIEALRLFDAILVGGGPLLDDDRRAARELGIRVVTTYGSAETTGGCVYNGLPLPGVTIRLENERIMVGGPMVAQGYRNFPDHEAFSRPGFYRTSDTGLLRNGVLRVTGRIDTIIDSGGLKIHPEVLEQVFINIAGVDDVCVVGIPDQRLGQAIVAAYMGSANMEDIIAAFQDYPRWQIPKHIQRVAELPRTSLGKIDRNKVTQLF; via the coding sequence ATGACCCACAACCTACTCCCCGACCCCACGCCGGATCCCACGCCTGGCCCCGCGGAACCGCCAACCAGGTCGGCAACAAACCCACTGGCAGACCCCGCGCTGGATTCCCCGAATTCGGGCGTGGCCGATTGTGACGGTGATGAGGGTGATGAGCCGCATGCGGGTGACGGCGACAGACCCGATGACGCCACCAGCGACGCAAATAACCCGGATAATCACCTGCTTGAGCCCTTCCCAGTCCTCCCCACCGACCCCTACCCCTTCCTCGACGCCATTGAAGAAGCCATAGCCGGCACCCGAACGCTCCTGCCCATCCCCGCCGACGACCTGGACCGCACCAAGCTGCTTACGGAACAATTACGCGCCGGGACGGAAATCGACCCGGAGGTGGCGTTAGTGGTGGCCACCTCCGGGTCGACCGGTATCCCCAAGGGGGCGCAACTCACTGCGGTGAATTTAGTGGCGTCGGCGGATGCCACCCACCAGTTTTTAGGCGGTGCGGGGGCGTGGCTGTTGGCGTTGCCGGCGCACCACATAGCGGGCATCCAGGTGCTAGTGCGATCATTGGTGGCGGGCATCGACCCCACGTTCGTCGACTTGTCGGCGGGGTTTCAGGTGGCAGAGTTCGCGGACGCGGCGGAGGAGCTACGGGCGGATGCGGCGCGTTGCTATACCGCCCTCACCCCAATGCAGCTGCTCAAAGGCATGGACACGTTGCAGGGCATCGAGGCACTGCGGCTTTTCGACGCCATCCTGGTGGGTGGCGGCCCTCTGCTTGATGATGATCGGCGGGCCGCCCGCGAACTGGGGATCAGAGTGGTGACCACCTATGGGTCGGCAGAAACCACAGGTGGGTGCGTCTATAACGGATTACCGCTGCCCGGGGTGACGATCCGGTTGGAAAACGAAAGAATCATGGTCGGTGGACCAATGGTGGCGCAGGGATACCGCAACTTCCCAGACCATGAGGCGTTCTCCCGACCTGGTTTTTATCGCACGTCAGACACGGGTTTGTTGCGGAATGGGGTGTTGAGAGTGACGGGGCGGATTGACACCATCATTGATTCTGGGGGGTTAAAAATCCACCCGGAGGTGTTGGAGCAGGTATTCATTAACATTGCCGGGGTGGATGATGTGTGCGTGGTGGGGATTCCCGACCAGCGGCTGGGGCAAGCCATCGTGGCCGCATACATGGGTTCCGCCAACATGGAGGACATTATTGCGGCGTTTCAGGACTATCCACGGTGGCAGATTCCCAAACATATTCAGCGGGTGGCCGAACTACCGCGCACAAGTTTGGGGAAAATCGACCGAAACAAAGTGACCCAATTATTCTAG
- a CDS encoding 1,4-dihydroxy-2-naphthoate polyprenyltransferase, with the protein MVCMTETTTAAHPREHNHPTLREWLAGARPHTWANAFAPVVVGTGAAIHTVYGTAEGGMHLWRAFLAGVVAWSLIIGVNYANDYSDGIRGTDNTRSGPLRLVGSGIAQPLQVKLAAFGAFGVAAVAGTVLSLLSSWWLILVGMVCIVAAWFYTGGKNPYGYSGWGEIAVFVFFGLVAVLGTQFTQAGRVDIAGVVGACAIGAMSASINLVNNLRDIPTDSQTGKITLAVRLGDAKTRVLYYLLVISPLVVTIILSVVVTPWALLGLVIIPLVYVASGPVRYGAVGPALIPVLGTTGRAMLVWATLTTAVLIFVS; encoded by the coding sequence ATGGTATGCATGACAGAGACCACAACCGCCGCACATCCGCGGGAACATAACCATCCCACATTGCGTGAATGGTTGGCGGGGGCACGACCCCACACCTGGGCGAATGCATTCGCCCCCGTCGTTGTTGGAACTGGGGCAGCAATCCACACGGTTTATGGCACTGCTGAGGGGGGCATGCACCTATGGCGGGCGTTTCTGGCCGGGGTGGTGGCCTGGTCGCTGATTATAGGCGTGAACTACGCCAATGATTACTCCGATGGGATTCGGGGCACTGATAATACCCGCAGCGGCCCCCTACGGTTGGTGGGGTCGGGGATTGCCCAACCATTGCAGGTGAAATTGGCGGCGTTCGGGGCGTTTGGGGTGGCCGCGGTGGCAGGCACAGTGTTGTCGTTGTTGTCCTCCTGGTGGCTCATTCTGGTGGGCATGGTGTGTATCGTTGCTGCCTGGTTTTATACCGGGGGCAAAAATCCTTACGGCTACAGCGGCTGGGGGGAGATCGCGGTGTTTGTGTTTTTCGGTTTGGTGGCGGTGTTGGGCACGCAGTTCACCCAGGCGGGACGGGTGGATATCGCCGGGGTGGTGGGAGCGTGCGCAATCGGAGCCATGTCGGCAAGCATCAACTTGGTCAATAATTTGCGGGATATCCCCACGGACTCGCAGACGGGCAAAATCACGTTGGCGGTACGGCTAGGGGACGCAAAGACCCGGGTGTTGTATTACCTGTTGGTGATCTCACCGCTGGTGGTGACCATAATTTTGTCGGTAGTGGTCACCCCGTGGGCACTACTCGGGCTGGTTATTATTCCACTTGTGTATGTGGCCAGCGGCCCGGTGCGGTACGGTGCGGTTGGCCCGGCTTTGATACCAGTGCTAGGCACGACTGGGCGGGCAATGCTGGTGTGGGCAACGCTCACCACCGCTGTGCTCATTTTCGTCAGCTAA
- a CDS encoding DUF4229 domain-containing protein — protein MSEDPTPHEDHTQSSASPDPASAPPERDPQLRREARNNVIKYGAARFGLFLALTILIQLVSALVVEPLPIYIAALLALIVAFPLSVFVFKNLRLKTTAAVAEWDAQRKAYKEWVKQELSSR, from the coding sequence GTGAGCGAAGACCCAACTCCACATGAAGATCACACCCAATCAAGCGCCTCACCCGATCCGGCATCAGCACCCCCCGAGCGGGATCCCCAATTACGCCGTGAGGCACGCAATAATGTCATCAAATACGGCGCCGCCAGGTTTGGCCTATTCCTGGCCCTCACCATCTTAATCCAGCTGGTTTCGGCCCTCGTTGTCGAGCCGCTGCCCATTTACATCGCTGCACTGTTGGCGCTCATCGTGGCCTTCCCCCTGTCTGTTTTCGTTTTTAAGAACCTGCGGCTAAAAACCACCGCCGCCGTGGCCGAATGGGATGCGCAGCGCAAAGCATACAAGGAGTGGGTGAAGCAGGAACTATCCTCCAGGTAA
- a CDS encoding ArsR/SmtB family transcription factor, with product MRSSLVVSECDNAPLQRLKATQLFKTLSDPTRLQILYILAQNQGTNICAIELSDALKVSPPTVTHHMKKLMDTNLVTRHKTGKWAYYKLVPDTFRRVHRLIDSL from the coding sequence ATGCGTTCATCATTGGTGGTTTCCGAGTGTGACAACGCTCCCCTGCAACGGCTGAAGGCAACCCAATTATTCAAGACTCTCAGCGACCCCACCCGTCTCCAAATCCTGTATATCCTAGCGCAAAATCAAGGCACCAATATCTGCGCCATTGAGCTTTCCGACGCCCTAAAGGTATCGCCGCCAACCGTCACCCACCACATGAAAAAACTCATGGACACCAACCTGGTGACCCGCCATAAAACCGGCAAATGGGCCTACTACAAGCTCGTGCCCGACACCTTTCGACGCGTCCATAGACTCATTGATTCGCTCTAA